In Rubrivirga marina, the following are encoded in one genomic region:
- the cysN gene encoding sulfate adenylyltransferase subunit CysN → MDLLRFTTAGSVDDGKSTLIGRLLYDSKSIFEDQLEAVSEASRARGTDDDGVPDLALLTDGLRAEREQGITIDVAYRYFATPRRKFIIADTPGHVQYTRNMVTGASTADLAVVLVDARRGVQTQSKRHAFIAALLGIPHVVVAINKMDLVGYAQETYSRIVDEFSAFAAKLDLRDVDFIPVSALKGDNVVERSEHMGWYGGSTLLHHLEHVNVAGDRNLRDFRFPVQTVIRPDQTFRGFAGTIASGAIRPGEEVLALPAGTRSTVKTITTLDGDLDEAGAGEAVVLTLEDEIDVSRGDMLVRPQNIPEVGTGVEAMMCWMAEEELQPNRHYLLRHTTREVKAFVDEIVYRVDVDTLHREGADTLGLNDIGRVRVTTAAPLFFDPYQQSKPTGAFILIDPYSNATVAAGMIRGASQSPEEVAGKAARLERSADAAAAFEDRQVSPNVVWEGLNIPRDEREAKQDHRAAVLWFTGLSGSGKTTVAREVERRLFDAGVKTMLLDGDQVRHGLSGDLGFSPADRRENNRRVGEVARLFFESGAVTLCTFVSPYAADRDRVRDLIPGGRYFEVFVDVDVETAKERDPKGIYAKADAGEIQNLTGVSAPYEAPADPEITLRTATMSVDEAVEVVLDALTEAGIVERDA, encoded by the coding sequence ATGGACCTCCTCCGGTTCACGACGGCCGGGAGCGTCGACGACGGGAAGAGCACGCTGATCGGCCGGCTCCTCTACGACTCGAAGTCGATCTTCGAGGACCAGCTCGAGGCCGTCTCGGAGGCCTCGCGGGCCCGGGGGACCGACGACGACGGGGTCCCCGACCTCGCGCTGCTGACGGACGGGCTGAGGGCCGAGCGGGAGCAGGGGATCACGATCGACGTGGCGTACCGGTACTTCGCGACGCCGCGGCGGAAGTTCATCATCGCCGACACGCCGGGCCACGTCCAGTACACGCGGAACATGGTCACGGGGGCCTCGACCGCCGACCTCGCCGTGGTCCTCGTCGACGCCCGACGCGGCGTCCAGACGCAGTCGAAGCGGCACGCCTTCATCGCCGCGCTCCTCGGCATCCCGCACGTCGTGGTCGCCATCAACAAGATGGACCTCGTCGGCTACGCCCAGGAGACGTACAGCCGGATCGTCGACGAGTTCTCAGCCTTCGCGGCCAAGCTCGACCTCCGCGACGTCGACTTCATCCCGGTCTCGGCGCTCAAGGGCGACAACGTCGTCGAGCGGAGCGAGCACATGGGGTGGTACGGCGGCTCGACGCTGCTCCACCACCTCGAGCACGTCAACGTGGCTGGCGACCGGAACCTTAGGGACTTCCGGTTCCCCGTCCAGACCGTCATCCGGCCCGACCAGACGTTCCGTGGGTTCGCGGGCACCATCGCGTCCGGCGCGATCCGCCCCGGCGAGGAGGTCCTGGCTCTCCCGGCTGGCACGCGCTCGACGGTCAAGACGATTACGACGCTCGACGGCGACCTCGACGAGGCGGGGGCCGGCGAGGCCGTCGTGCTCACGCTCGAGGACGAGATCGACGTCTCGCGCGGCGACATGCTCGTCCGGCCCCAGAACATCCCCGAGGTGGGCACGGGCGTCGAGGCCATGATGTGCTGGATGGCCGAGGAAGAGCTCCAGCCGAACCGGCATTACCTCCTCCGCCACACCACGCGGGAGGTCAAGGCCTTCGTCGACGAGATCGTCTACCGGGTCGACGTCGACACGCTCCACCGCGAGGGCGCCGACACGCTGGGGCTCAACGACATCGGCCGTGTCCGCGTAACGACGGCGGCGCCGCTGTTCTTCGACCCGTACCAGCAATCGAAGCCGACGGGCGCCTTCATCCTCATCGACCCGTACTCGAACGCGACGGTTGCCGCGGGGATGATCCGCGGGGCCAGCCAGAGCCCGGAGGAGGTGGCCGGCAAGGCCGCCCGCCTCGAGCGCTCGGCCGATGCGGCCGCGGCGTTCGAGGACCGCCAGGTCTCGCCGAACGTGGTCTGGGAGGGCCTCAACATCCCACGCGACGAGCGCGAGGCGAAGCAGGACCACCGGGCCGCGGTCCTCTGGTTCACCGGCCTCTCGGGTTCAGGCAAAACGACGGTCGCCCGGGAGGTCGAGCGTCGGCTGTTCGACGCGGGTGTCAAGACGATGCTGCTCGACGGCGACCAGGTCCGCCACGGGCTCTCGGGCGACCTCGGCTTCAGTCCGGCCGACCGTCGCGAGAACAACCGCCGGGTGGGCGAGGTGGCCCGGCTCTTCTTCGAGTCCGGGGCCGTCACGCTCTGCACGTTCGTCTCGCCGTACGCCGCCGACCGCGACCGCGTCCGGGACCTGATCCCCGGCGGCCGCTACTTCGAGGTATTCGTCGACGTCGACGTGGAGACGGCGAAGGAGCGCGACCCGAAGGGGATCTACGCGAAGGCGGACGCGGGCGAGATCCAGAACCTCACGGGCGTCTCGGCGCCATACGAGGCGCCCGCCGACCCGGAGATCACGCTCCGCACGGCCACCATGAGCGTGGACGAAGCCGTCGAGGTCGTGCTCGACGCGCTCACCGAGGCGGGCATCGTCGAGCGGGACGCCTAG
- the cysD gene encoding sulfate adenylyltransferase subunit CysD — MASKRTLRTSHLRTLEAEAIHVMREVAAQFERPALLFSGGKDSILMVHLARKAFHPGPVPFPLLHVDTGHNFPETLAFRDALVAGLGLRLEVASVQGAIDAGRVVEETGPEASRNGLQIVPLLDALAEHRFDAAFGGGRRDEEKARAKERFFSARDRFGQWDPKNQRPELWDLYNGHRHVGETFRVFPLSNWTEMDVWQYVALEGVGLPALYFAHERDVFERGGTLLAVTEFAGPQAGEAVRRETVRFRTVGDATCTGAVRSTASTLPEVIREVAAARQTERGGRHDDKRSEAAMEDRKKQGYF; from the coding sequence ATGGCTTCGAAGCGCACTCTCCGCACGTCCCACCTCCGGACGCTCGAGGCGGAGGCGATCCACGTCATGCGCGAGGTGGCCGCCCAGTTCGAGCGGCCGGCCCTCCTGTTCTCCGGCGGGAAGGACTCGATCCTCATGGTCCACCTCGCCCGGAAGGCGTTCCACCCCGGGCCCGTCCCGTTCCCGCTCCTCCACGTCGACACGGGCCACAACTTCCCCGAGACCCTCGCCTTCCGCGACGCCCTCGTCGCCGGGCTCGGGCTCCGGCTCGAGGTCGCCTCCGTCCAGGGGGCCATCGACGCCGGCCGCGTCGTCGAGGAGACGGGGCCGGAGGCCTCCCGGAACGGGCTCCAGATCGTCCCGCTCCTCGACGCCCTCGCCGAGCACCGGTTCGACGCGGCGTTCGGGGGCGGGCGGCGCGACGAGGAGAAGGCCCGGGCGAAGGAGCGGTTCTTCTCGGCCCGCGACCGGTTCGGCCAGTGGGACCCGAAGAACCAGCGGCCCGAGCTCTGGGACCTCTACAACGGGCACCGCCACGTCGGCGAGACGTTCCGGGTGTTCCCGCTCTCGAACTGGACGGAGATGGACGTGTGGCAGTACGTGGCGCTCGAGGGCGTCGGGCTCCCCGCGCTCTACTTCGCCCACGAGCGGGACGTGTTCGAGCGGGGGGGGACGCTCCTCGCCGTGACGGAGTTCGCCGGGCCCCAGGCCGGCGAGGCCGTGAGGCGGGAGACCGTCCGGTTCCGGACGGTCGGCGACGCGACGTGCACGGGGGCCGTCCGGAGCACGGCGTCGACGCTCCCGGAGGTCATCCGGGAGGTGGCCGCGGCGCGGCAGACGGAGCGGGGGGGGCGCCACGACGACAAGCGGTCGGAGGCGGCCATGGAGGACCGGAAGAAGCAGGGCTATTTCTAG
- a CDS encoding SLC13 family permease: protein MTWQAWYTLGALAFMVGALVRGVARTDMVLLGTLGLLLVAGVVEPDAAFAGFSNPAVVAIGSLFVLAAGVDRTGALGFLDGLLRPRSRKAGPAILRLMLPTAFLSGVLNNTPIVAMLIPRVQAWQRDGPAASKLLIPLSTAAIVGGWLTLIGTSTNVVVHGLLLAEGLPGFGFFTLTWVGVPAVLLVTLYYGLGGHRLLPEHDGGEDPAARRGYHFELRVAETAPFAGQSVEAAGFRTLGDAYLARIRRDGDTRDAAPEAVLLPGDVLSFVGGSAAFDGLLARTGLERTEPSLEGADGPDLPLYEAVVAANSRLEGKTLREVEFRERYGGVVLALRRKTEDLEGGLGRVPLRAGDLLLVEGRRALAHRLTSQSDDFALVAPVGHVRRVTRRAPVALALLFGAIALAAFGVMPLATATFAGALGMVVTGCLRGSSLRRAVDLPVLLVIGAALGIGAAVETTGLAGVAARAIEAVAVAGPVVTLLVVYLLANGLAELITNKASAVLVLPVALAVAADLGVSWIPFAVAVTIGSAASFLTPIGYQTNLMVLAPGGYRYTDFVRAGLPVSLIVCAVTVTVCALVWL from the coding sequence ATGACCTGGCAGGCGTGGTATACGCTGGGCGCGCTCGCGTTCATGGTCGGCGCGCTCGTGCGGGGCGTGGCGCGGACCGACATGGTCTTGCTGGGGACGCTCGGCTTGCTCCTCGTGGCCGGCGTCGTGGAGCCCGACGCGGCGTTCGCCGGCTTCTCGAATCCGGCGGTCGTCGCCATCGGGTCTCTGTTCGTGCTCGCGGCGGGCGTCGACCGGACGGGCGCCCTGGGGTTTCTGGACGGGCTGCTCCGGCCCCGGTCGCGGAAGGCCGGCCCCGCGATCCTCCGGCTGATGCTCCCGACGGCGTTTCTGTCTGGCGTCCTGAACAACACGCCCATCGTGGCGATGCTCATCCCGCGCGTGCAGGCGTGGCAGCGCGACGGCCCGGCCGCGTCGAAGCTCCTCATCCCGCTCTCGACGGCCGCCATCGTGGGCGGATGGCTCACGCTGATCGGGACGAGCACGAACGTCGTCGTCCACGGGCTCCTGCTGGCCGAGGGCCTGCCCGGGTTCGGCTTCTTCACGCTGACGTGGGTCGGCGTGCCGGCCGTGCTGCTGGTGACGCTGTACTACGGGCTCGGGGGGCACCGCCTGCTCCCCGAACACGACGGGGGGGAAGATCCGGCCGCGCGCCGTGGCTACCACTTCGAACTCCGTGTGGCCGAGACGGCTCCATTCGCCGGCCAGTCGGTCGAGGCGGCGGGTTTCCGGACGCTCGGCGATGCCTACCTCGCTCGGATCCGCCGCGACGGCGACACCCGCGACGCGGCGCCCGAGGCGGTCCTCCTGCCCGGCGACGTCCTCTCCTTCGTGGGAGGCTCGGCGGCGTTCGACGGTCTCCTGGCACGGACCGGGCTGGAGCGGACCGAGCCGTCGCTCGAGGGCGCCGACGGGCCGGATCTTCCCCTCTACGAGGCCGTCGTCGCGGCGAACTCGCGGCTGGAGGGGAAGACGCTCCGAGAGGTCGAGTTCCGTGAGCGGTACGGCGGCGTCGTGCTGGCGCTCCGGCGGAAGACGGAGGACTTGGAGGGCGGCCTCGGGCGCGTTCCGCTCCGGGCCGGCGACCTCCTCCTCGTCGAGGGCCGCCGCGCGCTCGCCCACCGCCTGACCTCGCAGTCCGACGACTTCGCGCTCGTGGCGCCGGTCGGGCACGTCCGGCGCGTGACGAGGCGGGCGCCGGTGGCGCTGGCGCTGCTCTTCGGGGCCATCGCGCTCGCGGCGTTCGGCGTGATGCCGCTCGCGACGGCCACGTTCGCCGGGGCGCTCGGGATGGTCGTGACCGGCTGCCTCCGCGGCAGCTCGCTGCGCCGGGCCGTCGACCTGCCCGTCCTCCTCGTGATCGGCGCCGCGCTCGGGATCGGGGCGGCCGTTGAGACGACGGGGCTGGCCGGCGTGGCCGCGAGGGCCATCGAGGCGGTCGCGGTCGCAGGGCCCGTCGTGACGCTCCTCGTGGTGTACCTCCTCGCCAACGGGTTGGCCGAGCTCATCACGAACAAGGCATCGGCCGTGCTCGTGCTCCCCGTGGCGCTGGCGGTCGCGGCCGACCTCGGCGTAAGCTGGATCCCGTTCGCCGTCGCGGTCACGATCGGGAGCGCGGCCAGCTTCCTCACACCCATCGGCTACCAGACGAACCTGATGGTGCTCGCGCCCGGCGGCTACCGCTACACCGACTTCGTTCGGGCGGGACTGCCGGTGAGCCTCATCGTGTGCGCCGTGACGGTGACGGTGTGCGCCCTCGTGTGGCTGTAG
- the cysQ gene encoding 3'(2'),5'-bisphosphate nucleotidase CysQ, translating into MSDLLALALGAARAAGDAILAFYGQPLTVDAKADDSPLTQADLAAHRTIADHLAGSGIPLLSEEGDPESQDRKAWGRFWCVDPLDGTKEFVKGSTAGGKASGEFTVNIALIEDGAPVLGVVHVPVLGVTYFAADGEAWKQVKGADPVAIATRPAPEGALTVVASRDHAGPEVAAILERIEAEGRSVESASMGSSLKFCLVAEGQADFYPRTVPTFEWDTAAAQAVVEAAGGGVSTRADDRLAYNKDDLRNPSVFCWGDPALAWRPWLS; encoded by the coding sequence GTGTCTGACCTCCTCGCCCTCGCCCTCGGGGCGGCCCGCGCCGCCGGCGACGCCATCCTCGCCTTCTACGGCCAGCCGCTCACCGTCGACGCCAAGGCCGATGACTCGCCGCTGACGCAGGCCGACCTCGCCGCCCACCGGACGATCGCCGACCACCTCGCAGGCTCTGGCATCCCGCTCCTGTCCGAGGAGGGTGACCCCGAATCTCAGGACCGGAAGGCATGGGGCCGGTTCTGGTGCGTCGACCCGCTCGACGGGACCAAGGAGTTCGTCAAAGGCTCGACCGCGGGGGGGAAGGCCTCCGGCGAGTTCACGGTCAACATCGCCCTCATCGAAGATGGTGCGCCGGTCCTCGGCGTCGTCCACGTCCCGGTCCTCGGCGTGACGTACTTCGCCGCCGATGGCGAGGCGTGGAAGCAGGTGAAGGGCGCGGACCCCGTTGCGATCGCGACACGGCCAGCGCCGGAGGGCGCCCTCACGGTCGTCGCCAGCCGGGACCACGCGGGGCCCGAGGTGGCCGCCATCCTCGAGCGCATCGAGGCCGAGGGACGATCGGTCGAGTCCGCCTCGATGGGCTCGTCGCTGAAGTTCTGCCTCGTCGCTGAGGGCCAGGCCGACTTCTACCCGCGGACGGTCCCGACCTTCGAGTGGGACACGGCCGCGGCTCAGGCCGTCGTCGAGGCCGCTGGCGGCGGCGTCTCGACGCGGGCCGACGACCGGCTCGCCTACAACAAGGACGACCTCCGCAACCCATCGGTGTTCTGCTGGGGCGACCCCGCCCTCGCCTGGCGGCCGTGGCTGTCGTGA
- a CDS encoding UDP-glucuronic acid decarboxylase family protein — translation MPRTLITGGAGFLGSHLCDRFVAEGHDVVCVDNLVTGNPDNVAHLVGHPRFEFVRHDVSTFVYVAGDVDHVLHFASPASPIDYLRLPIQTLKVGSLGTHNALGLAKAKGARFLLASTSEVYGDPQVHPQPESYWGHVNPVGSRGVYDEAKRFAEAMTMAYHRSHGVDTRIVRIFNTYGPRMRLDDGRALPAFMGQALRGEPITVFGDGSQTRSFQYVDDLVEGIWRLLHSGETDPVNVGNPDEVSIKEFAEEVVALTGSSSTITYEPLPSDDPKVRQPDVTRAREVLGWAPTVGRAEGLRRTLDYFRERVEAA, via the coding sequence ATGCCCCGCACGCTCATCACCGGCGGCGCCGGCTTCCTCGGCTCCCACCTCTGCGACCGGTTCGTCGCCGAGGGCCACGACGTCGTCTGCGTCGACAACCTCGTCACGGGGAACCCCGACAACGTCGCCCACCTCGTCGGGCACCCCCGGTTCGAGTTCGTCCGCCACGACGTCTCGACGTTCGTCTACGTCGCGGGCGACGTCGACCACGTCCTCCACTTCGCGAGCCCGGCGAGCCCGATCGACTACCTCCGGCTCCCGATCCAGACGCTGAAGGTCGGGTCCCTCGGGACCCACAACGCGCTCGGCCTGGCCAAGGCGAAGGGGGCCCGGTTCCTCCTCGCCTCGACGAGCGAGGTGTACGGGGACCCCCAGGTCCACCCCCAGCCCGAGTCGTACTGGGGCCACGTGAACCCGGTCGGGAGCCGCGGGGTCTACGACGAGGCCAAGCGGTTCGCCGAGGCCATGACCATGGCGTACCACCGGTCCCACGGGGTCGACACGCGGATCGTCCGGATCTTCAACACGTACGGCCCGCGGATGCGGCTCGACGACGGGCGGGCCCTCCCGGCGTTCATGGGCCAGGCGCTGAGGGGCGAGCCGATCACGGTCTTCGGCGACGGGTCCCAGACGCGGAGCTTCCAGTACGTCGACGACCTCGTCGAGGGAATCTGGCGGCTGTTGCACTCGGGGGAGACGGACCCGGTCAACGTGGGGAACCCGGACGAGGTCTCGATCAAGGAGTTCGCCGAGGAGGTCGTCGCGCTCACGGGGTCGTCGTCGACGATCACGTACGAGCCCCTGCCGTCGGACGACCCGAAGGTGAGGCAGCCCGACGTCACGCGGGCGCGGGAGGTCCTGGGCTGGGCGCCGACGGTGGGCCGGGCCGAGGGGCTCCGCCGGACCCTCGACTACTTCCGCGAACGCGTCGAGGCGGCCTGA